From a single Vallitalea longa genomic region:
- a CDS encoding carbon-nitrogen hydrolase family protein, with protein MKLKIALLQLEPNKNDQLANTVKADSYCRQAAKEGADIVLLPEMWNIGYTPYHNEVNDYDYNPCNPKYPELLEKWKRQSISTDSDYIKHFCYLAKELNIAIGITYLETYGNQNPRNTLSIIDHNGNIVMTYAKVHTCDFSLEYHCTSGDEFKVIDLETSKGRVKIGAMICYDREFPESARVLMLKGAEIVLVPNACELEINRLSQIRTRAFENMVGIAVCNYAGKGLGHSVAFDGIAFDENGCRDMKIIEADENEGIYMADFNLESLRDYRKRETWGNAYRKPNTYKEIVSTDVKAPFIRNNKDWLDI; from the coding sequence ATGAAACTGAAAATAGCATTACTTCAACTGGAACCTAATAAAAATGACCAATTGGCTAATACCGTAAAAGCTGATTCTTATTGCCGTCAAGCAGCAAAGGAAGGAGCGGATATTGTACTGTTGCCGGAGATGTGGAATATAGGATATACACCATATCATAATGAAGTTAATGATTATGATTATAACCCATGTAATCCTAAATACCCCGAGTTATTGGAGAAATGGAAGAGACAGAGTATATCAACTGACAGTGATTATATAAAACACTTCTGTTATCTAGCAAAAGAGTTAAATATTGCGATAGGCATAACATATTTAGAAACATATGGTAACCAAAATCCTAGAAATACCTTATCAATAATTGATCATAATGGTAACATAGTGATGACATATGCAAAAGTGCATACATGTGATTTCTCGTTAGAATATCATTGTACTTCTGGTGATGAGTTCAAAGTAATAGATTTAGAAACATCGAAAGGTAGAGTGAAAATAGGTGCTATGATATGTTATGATAGGGAATTTCCAGAAAGCGCTCGTGTATTAATGCTAAAAGGTGCTGAAATTGTTCTAGTTCCCAATGCTTGTGAATTAGAGATTAATAGATTATCACAGATTAGGACAAGGGCATTTGAAAACATGGTAGGTATAGCAGTCTGTAATTATGCAGGAAAAGGATTAGGACATTCAGTTGCTTTTGATGGAATAGCCTTTGATGAAAATGGTTGTAGAGATATGAAAATAATTGAGGCTGATGAAAATGAAGGAATATATATGGCTGATTTCAATCTTGAATCCTTAAGAGATTACAGAAAAAGGGAAACATGGGGTAATGCATATAGAAAGCCCAATACGTATAAAGAAATTGTTTCGACAGATGTGAAAGCCCCTTTTATTCGTAATAATAAAGATTGGTTAGATATATGA
- a CDS encoding NUDIX hydrolase produces MEIWDLYNDKRQLLDKTHNRQDKMEIGKYHIAINVWTVNDDNKILLTLRHPNKEKYPNLWENTGGSVLAGETSKGGAIRELNEETGIVADESDLFFLGTRKEKTAFVDTYIIRKSPKISELKLQDGETVEAQWVTLDKLDDMIKSRVIALPVAERLVPLRKEFEDFLYSDRI; encoded by the coding sequence ATGGAAATATGGGATTTATATAATGATAAAAGGCAACTGCTAGATAAAACTCATAATAGACAAGATAAAATGGAAATTGGGAAATATCACATTGCTATAAATGTTTGGACCGTAAATGATGATAATAAAATATTATTGACATTACGCCATCCCAACAAGGAAAAATATCCTAATTTATGGGAGAATACTGGTGGATCTGTATTAGCTGGTGAAACCAGTAAAGGAGGAGCAATAAGAGAATTAAATGAAGAAACTGGAATAGTTGCTGATGAAAGTGATTTGTTTTTTCTTGGGACTAGAAAAGAAAAAACAGCATTTGTAGATACATATATTATCAGAAAAAGTCCTAAAATTTCTGAATTGAAATTGCAGGATGGGGAAACTGTTGAAGCACAATGGGTAACTCTAGATAAACTAGATGATATGATTAAATCTAGAGTCATTGCATTACCAGTTGCAGAAAGGTTAGTACCATTAAGAAAAGAATTTGAGGATTTTTTATATAGTGATAGGATATAA
- a CDS encoding DUF5696 domain-containing protein, which produces MKEHIIFRSNDLKIKYYIKDLKVVIYNGNKEWNYVKSYKPHIEVESNDKMYEILFCDARDISHEEYRTGFGHGIRSTFSQFSIDKKDIDISFETNIWIDNTFNDVHFQFIPIKESKGIIKKVVWPGPFEFNKPDRDNYTVLPMMQGCIIPTGWNQKVENIEDGRYYTRDAYMPWWGQIEDNNGYIAIASTPWDGGYELDHPGEGYTNVYPYWEPSLGSIRYNRELIYRFLVDCDYNSLCKIYKDYVKKKGSFITLEEKNIRNSNVEKLIGSPIIHTNIYKHIVPESIFYDKENPSNNEELTTFSKRADQLKRLKSMGVEKAYVHLDGWGKMGYDNQHPDILPPCEKAGGFDGMKELTDTCKELDYIFATHDQYRDYYLDAETFDINQAVVDEKGDVDMEATWEGGKQAYLCTTFAPYYVKRNFEALKSRGIELRGSYLDVFSVVNLDECFHKEHKMSRRNCMCKRIECFNYVSSEGILTSSEEGCDWAIPYMNLVHHAPHALYPNIDKGNARGIPVPLLNLVYHDCIVIPWALTKSAWGIPESKDGFLYALLNGGVGYLGVDADKEEIGKNKIVCDLSTKVATCEMISHKFLDDTYNKQKTIFSDGTSIEVDFEKDDYIIGHCDL; this is translated from the coding sequence ATGAAAGAACATATAATTTTTCGAAGTAATGATTTAAAGATTAAATACTACATTAAGGATCTGAAGGTAGTTATATATAATGGCAATAAAGAATGGAATTATGTTAAATCATACAAACCACATATTGAGGTAGAAAGTAATGATAAAATGTATGAAATATTATTTTGTGATGCAAGAGATATTTCACACGAAGAATATAGAACAGGATTTGGACATGGTATAAGATCTACTTTTTCACAATTTAGTATAGATAAAAAAGATATAGATATAAGTTTTGAAACTAACATATGGATTGATAATACTTTCAATGATGTACATTTTCAGTTTATTCCAATTAAAGAGTCAAAAGGAATTATCAAAAAAGTTGTATGGCCGGGACCTTTTGAATTTAATAAACCAGATAGGGATAATTATACAGTATTACCAATGATGCAAGGATGTATTATTCCTACTGGTTGGAATCAGAAAGTGGAAAATATTGAGGATGGACGTTATTATACAAGAGATGCATATATGCCATGGTGGGGGCAGATAGAAGATAATAATGGGTATATAGCTATCGCTAGTACTCCTTGGGATGGTGGATATGAATTAGATCATCCGGGAGAAGGTTATACTAATGTATATCCATACTGGGAACCTTCATTAGGCTCTATTAGATATAATAGAGAACTTATATATAGATTCCTAGTAGACTGTGATTACAATTCATTGTGTAAGATATATAAGGATTATGTTAAGAAGAAAGGTTCATTTATCACACTGGAAGAAAAGAATATAAGAAATTCTAATGTGGAAAAATTGATAGGTAGTCCTATCATACACACTAATATTTATAAGCATATAGTACCTGAAAGCATATTTTATGATAAAGAAAATCCAAGTAATAATGAGGAGTTAACAACTTTCAGTAAGAGAGCGGATCAATTAAAGAGATTGAAGAGCATGGGAGTAGAAAAAGCTTATGTTCATCTAGACGGTTGGGGAAAAATGGGATATGATAATCAACATCCAGATATATTACCACCATGTGAAAAAGCGGGTGGATTTGATGGTATGAAGGAATTAACAGATACTTGTAAAGAACTAGATTATATTTTCGCAACTCATGACCAATACAGAGATTATTATCTGGATGCTGAGACTTTTGATATTAATCAAGCGGTTGTTGATGAAAAAGGGGATGTAGATATGGAAGCAACATGGGAAGGTGGTAAGCAAGCTTATCTATGTACTACATTTGCTCCATATTATGTAAAGAGAAATTTTGAAGCACTAAAAAGTAGAGGTATTGAACTAAGAGGAAGTTATCTAGATGTTTTTAGTGTAGTCAATCTTGATGAATGTTTTCATAAAGAACATAAGATGTCTCGTCGTAATTGTATGTGCAAAAGGATTGAATGTTTTAATTACGTTAGTTCAGAGGGGATTCTTACAAGTTCAGAGGAAGGCTGTGACTGGGCAATACCTTATATGAATCTGGTTCATCATGCTCCACATGCACTGTATCCAAATATAGATAAAGGTAATGCTAGAGGTATTCCAGTCCCTTTACTAAATCTAGTTTATCATGATTGTATTGTGATACCTTGGGCTCTCACAAAATCAGCTTGGGGAATACCAGAATCGAAGGATGGATTTTTGTATGCACTCCTAAATGGTGGAGTAGGTTATCTTGGTGTCGATGCAGATAAAGAAGAAATAGGAAAAAATAAAATTGTATGTGATTTATCAACTAAGGTAGCAACATGTGAAATGATAAGTCATAAATTTTTAGATGATACGTATAATAAGCAGAAAACTATATTTTCTGATGGAACTTCTATTGAAGTCGATTTTGAGAAAGATGACTACATAATTGGTCATTGTGATTTATAA